The proteins below come from a single Elgaria multicarinata webbii isolate HBS135686 ecotype San Diego chromosome 11, rElgMul1.1.pri, whole genome shotgun sequence genomic window:
- the LOC134405480 gene encoding olfactory receptor 14A16-like, protein MANLTASISEFLLLEFSTVRELQILHSVVFLILYLTTLMGNGLIILAIALDYRLHTPMYFFLMNLAICDLGTISVTVPKSMLNSLMNSRRISYSECVAQVFFFFFFEASDFVLLTIMAHDRHVAICNPLQYEIIMNKGACIMMVITVWITGLLYAIVHTSGTFSMTFCSNRVDQFYCEVPKLLKLSCSDLYLVEMGLLVLSCSATFGCFTFIIATYVWIFTAVHRIPSVQGRQKALSTCLPHLMVVSLIMSAGLFVYARPPSNISSELDLVFAVMYAVLPSMMNPFIYSMRNKEIQAALWKLLNLKHFASTTTSFFLKLLGL, encoded by the coding sequence ATGGCAAATCTTACCGCTTCAATTTCTGAATTTCTGCTTCTGGAATTCTCTACAGTCCGAGAACTACAAATCTTACACTCTGTTGTGTTTCTAATATTGTACCTGACAACGCTGATGGGCAACGGTTTGATCATCCTTGCAATCGCCCTTGACTATCGTCTGCATACACCAATGTACTTCTTCTTAATGAACTTGGCCATTTGCGATCTTGGCACTATTTCTGTCACTGTACCCAAATCTATGCTTAACTCACTCATGAACAGCAGACGTATTTCTTATTCGGAATGTGTCGCtcaagtttttttcttctttttctttgaagcCTCGGATTTTGTCCTCTTAACCATCATGGCACATGACCGGCATGTGGCCATCTGCAATCCACTACAGTATGAAATAATTATGAACAAAGGAGCCTGCATTATGATGGTCATAACTGTGTGGATTACTGGTCTTCTTTATGCCATAGTACACACATCCGGCACCTTTTCAATGACTTTCTGCTCCAATAGAGTTGATCAATTCTACTGTGAAGTCCCCAAACTACTGAAACTCTCTTGCTCTGACTTATACCTTGTTGAAATGGGGCTTCTCGTGCTTAGTTGTAGTGCAACGTTTGGATGCTTTACCTTCATTATTGCAACGTATGTGTGGATTTTCACTGCAGTCCATAGAATTCCTTCTGTACAGGGGCGACAGAAAGCCCTCTCCACTTGCCTCCCCCACCTCATGGTGGTCTCTTTGATTATGTCCGCTGGCCTCTTTGTCTATGCAAGACCTCCCAGTAATATTTCATCTGAGCTGGATCTAGTCTTTGCTGTTATGTATGCTGTACTTCCTTCTATGATGAATCCATTCATATACAGCATGAGAAACAAAGAGATTCAGGCTGCATTGTGGAAGTTATTGAATCTTAAGCACTTTGCTAGCACTACCACAAGTTTTTTTCTGAAATTGTTGGGATTATAG